The following are from one region of the Bacillus methanolicus MGA3 genome:
- a CDS encoding nucleotide sugar dehydrogenase, translated as MTAYENLLKKIENKEAVIGVVGLGYVGLPLAVEKAKAGYKVIGFDIQPARVEKVNMGINYIGDVVDEDLAEMIKKGMLEATTDYARIQELDAVAICVPTPLDTYQQPDTSYVESSAKEIAKYAHEGMLVVLESTTYPGTTEEIVKPALEAKGLKAGETVFIAYSPERVDPGNKHFKTKNTPKVVGGITENCTKVAAALYRNVLEGDVFEVSSPAVAEMEKIFENTFRHINIALANEMAILCDKMGIDVWEVIEAAKTKPYGFMAFYPGPGLGGHCIPIDPFYLTWKAREYNYHTRLIELAGEINNGMPEYVITRSMQVLNEDGKALRGAKVVVLGVAYKRDIDDVRESPVLKIIELLNHHGADYKVVDPYVPSFRSCNTVIETVPLTKELLNEADLVLITTDHSNFDYEMIAKESKVIFDTRNAMKDVEKPNKYVKL; from the coding sequence TATGTAGGATTGCCTTTAGCTGTAGAAAAAGCAAAAGCCGGGTATAAAGTGATCGGATTTGATATCCAGCCAGCACGCGTCGAAAAAGTAAATATGGGAATTAACTATATCGGTGATGTTGTGGACGAGGATCTTGCCGAAATGATTAAGAAAGGCATGCTTGAAGCAACAACAGATTATGCCCGTATACAAGAATTGGATGCTGTGGCGATTTGTGTCCCAACACCTTTAGACACTTATCAACAGCCGGACACTTCCTATGTAGAAAGTTCTGCGAAAGAGATTGCGAAATATGCACATGAAGGTATGCTTGTGGTCCTTGAGTCCACTACATACCCTGGAACAACAGAAGAAATTGTTAAGCCTGCTCTAGAAGCGAAGGGACTTAAAGCAGGGGAGACAGTCTTTATAGCTTACTCTCCAGAACGTGTTGACCCGGGCAACAAACATTTTAAAACAAAGAATACTCCTAAAGTAGTTGGAGGAATTACTGAAAATTGTACAAAGGTTGCTGCGGCTCTTTACCGAAATGTATTGGAAGGCGATGTGTTCGAAGTCTCCAGTCCGGCAGTCGCTGAAATGGAAAAAATCTTTGAAAACACATTCCGTCATATAAATATTGCATTAGCAAATGAAATGGCCATTTTATGCGATAAAATGGGGATTGATGTTTGGGAAGTAATTGAAGCTGCCAAAACAAAGCCGTATGGATTCATGGCGTTCTATCCGGGACCTGGTTTAGGAGGACATTGTATTCCAATTGATCCATTCTACTTAACATGGAAAGCACGTGAATACAACTACCATACAAGATTGATCGAACTGGCCGGAGAGATTAATAATGGCATGCCTGAATACGTGATTACCCGCTCCATGCAAGTATTAAATGAAGACGGAAAAGCTCTTCGCGGGGCAAAAGTGGTTGTTTTAGGTGTAGCATACAAAAGAGACATTGATGACGTTCGTGAATCTCCTGTATTAAAAATTATCGAGTTATTAAATCATCATGGTGCAGATTATAAAGTTGTGGATCCGTATGTTCCTTCGTTTAGATCATGCAACACGGTAATAGAAACTGTTCCATTAACAAAAGAGCTTTTAAATGAGGCAGACCTTGTTCTTATTACAACAGATCATTCAAATTTCGACTATGAAATGATTGCAAAAGAAAGCAAAGTGATTTTTGATACAAGGAATGCCATGAAAGATGTAGAAAAGCCAAATAAATATGTGAAACTATAA